In Gopherus flavomarginatus isolate rGopFla2 chromosome 5, rGopFla2.mat.asm, whole genome shotgun sequence, one DNA window encodes the following:
- the CD151 gene encoding CD151 antigen yields the protein MREYTEKKETCGTICLKYLLFIFNFFFWLAGGAVMAVGIWTLAEKSDYISLLSSNTYMATAYILVVAGIVVMITGILGCCATFKERRNLLRVYFILLLCIFLLEIIAGILAYIYYQQLSMELKQNLKETMTQKYRKEGEEGVTNAVDKLQQEFKCCGSNNASDWSESIWIKSAEAGGRKFPDSCCKTITEGCGRRDHPSNIYKEGGCITKLENFIQEHLKIIGAVGIGIACVQIFGMIFTCCLYKSLKSEPY from the exons ATGCGTGAGTACACGGAAAAGAAGGAGACGTGCGGCACTATCTGCCTCAAGTACCTGCTCTTCATCTTTAACTTCTTCTTCTGG CTGGCAGGTGGGGCGGTGATGGCAGTAGGTATCTGGACTCTGGCCGAGAAGAGCGACTACATCAGTCTCCTGTCCTCCAACACGTACATGGCGACTGCCTACATCCTGGTGGTGGCGGGGATCGTCGTCATGATTACCGGCATCCTGGGGTGCTGCGCCACTTTCAAAGAGCGGCGGAATCTGCTGAGAGTG TACTTCATATTGCTGCTGTGTATTTTCCTGCTTGAGATCATTGCTGGAATCCTGGCCTATATTTACTACCAACAG CTGAGTATGGAGCTGAAGCAAAACCTGAAGGAGACCATGACCCAGAAGTAtcggaaggagggagaggagggcgTGACCAACGCGGTGGACAAATTGCAGCAGGAG TTCAAGTGCTGCGGCAGCAATAATGCTTCAGACTGGAGTGAGAGCATCTGGATCAAATCCGCGGAGGCCGGAGGCCGGAAATTCCCAGACAGCTGTTGTAAGACGATAACAGAAGGGTGTGGCCGGAGAGACCATCCTTCCAACATCTACAAGGAG GGTGGCTGCATCACTAAATTGGAAAACTTCATCCAGGAACACCTGAAAATTATTGGAGCGGTGGGGATTGGCATTGCTTGTGTTCAG ATCTTTGGAATGATCTTCACCTGCTGCTTGTACAAGAGTTTAAAGTCAGAACCATACTAG